Proteins from a single region of Chloroflexota bacterium:
- a CDS encoding glycoside hydrolase family 15 protein yields the protein MPRDLPVGNGRLLVCFDSDYRIRDVYYPHVGQEDHAQGHPFQFGVWVDGLFAWIHDRSWQKSLRYKEDTLVTDVTAQNDRLRIKLNLNDAVDYSRNVFLRRITVENQADSEREVRLFFHHNFSLGGISIGDTAYYDPRHRALIHYKGKTFFWMNAMSGTDIGLDSYATGTKNVGGLEGTWRDAEDGRLEGNPIAQGSVDSTGAICVTVPARESATVYYWMAVGSDAMAVEDIERHIRQVGPAAVLYRTQEYWRHWVRKEGFSLADLPPEIGALFNRSLLTIQTQTDHEGAILAANDNDIAQFGRDTYSYMWPRDGALVAYALSRAGYGEISRRFFSFCLRTITPQGYMMHKYNPDGSVGSSWHPWAAPDGSRQHPIQEDETALVIWALWQHFEKYWDVEFVKPFYASFIKPAAQFMSLYRDLTTGLPVPSYDLWEERHGVHAHTVATVYAGLQAAANFTEAFGESTYTDSYRRTAEELKLAALTHMINPDTGLFSRMVTPLPDGTVRHDTTIDSATYALWYFGMLEPDDPLVVKMMETVRERLWVKTDVGGIARYENDYYHQISNNIAVVPGNPWFICTLWLAEWYIAKATSLEELQPAKEVLLWVEQRRLESGCLAEQVHPFTNAPLSVSPLTWSHATVVMTVNAYIEKYRHLESFEESAIPTPNSALN from the coding sequence ATGCCACGTGACTTACCAGTAGGAAACGGCCGCCTGCTCGTCTGCTTCGATAGCGATTACCGTATCCGTGACGTGTACTACCCCCACGTCGGGCAAGAGGACCACGCACAGGGGCACCCTTTCCAATTCGGCGTCTGGGTGGATGGACTTTTCGCGTGGATCCACGACCGGTCCTGGCAGAAGTCGCTGCGGTACAAGGAAGATACGCTCGTCACCGACGTCACGGCGCAGAACGACCGCCTCCGCATAAAGCTCAACCTCAACGATGCCGTTGACTATAGCCGGAATGTCTTCCTGCGGCGCATAACGGTGGAGAACCAGGCGGATTCCGAGCGCGAGGTGCGCCTCTTCTTCCACCATAACTTCTCTCTCGGCGGTATCAGCATTGGGGACACGGCATATTACGATCCGCGCCACCGTGCGCTCATTCACTATAAGGGCAAGACCTTCTTCTGGATGAACGCGATGAGTGGGACCGACATCGGCCTGGATTCATACGCGACCGGCACCAAGAACGTTGGCGGGCTGGAAGGCACCTGGCGCGATGCCGAGGACGGCCGCCTGGAAGGAAACCCAATCGCGCAAGGCTCTGTGGATAGTACCGGCGCGATATGCGTTACCGTTCCCGCGCGCGAATCCGCTACCGTCTACTACTGGATGGCAGTCGGCTCTGATGCTATGGCTGTGGAAGACATCGAGCGCCACATCCGCCAGGTGGGGCCCGCGGCGGTGCTCTACCGCACGCAGGAGTACTGGCGGCATTGGGTGCGCAAAGAGGGTTTTTCGTTAGCCGACCTGCCGCCCGAAATTGGCGCGCTCTTCAATCGGAGTCTCCTCACGATCCAGACCCAAACGGACCACGAGGGCGCGATTCTGGCCGCCAACGATAACGACATTGCCCAGTTCGGCCGCGACACCTACTCCTACATGTGGCCGCGCGACGGCGCGCTGGTTGCGTACGCGCTGAGCCGCGCCGGTTATGGCGAGATTTCGCGCCGCTTCTTCAGCTTCTGCTTGCGCACCATCACGCCCCAGGGCTACATGATGCACAAGTATAATCCGGATGGATCGGTCGGTTCCTCCTGGCATCCCTGGGCGGCGCCGGACGGTTCCCGCCAGCACCCGATCCAGGAGGACGAGACCGCCCTGGTTATCTGGGCGCTGTGGCAGCACTTTGAGAAGTACTGGGACGTAGAGTTTGTAAAGCCGTTCTATGCGTCCTTCATTAAGCCCGCCGCCCAGTTCATGAGCCTCTACCGCGACCTTACCACCGGCCTGCCGGTACCGTCGTACGATCTCTGGGAAGAACGCCACGGGGTTCACGCGCATACGGTAGCCACCGTCTATGCCGGTCTCCAGGCAGCGGCTAACTTTACGGAGGCGTTTGGCGAGAGCACCTATACCGACAGTTACCGCCGTACCGCGGAGGAACTTAAGCTAGCGGCTCTCACGCACATGATAAATCCCGACACCGGCCTCTTCTCCCGCATGGTAACGCCTCTGCCCGACGGTACCGTTCGCCATGACACGACCATCGACAGCGCGACCTACGCCCTCTGGTATTTCGGCATGCTCGAGCCTGACGATCCGCTGGTGGTCAAGATGATGGAGACGGTACGAGAGCGCTTGTGGGTGAAGACCGATGTGGGTGGCATCGCGCGGTACGAGAACGACTACTACCATCAAATTAGCAACAATATTGCCGTCGTTCCTGGGAACCCGTGGTTCATTTGTACCCTCTGGCTGGCGGAGTGGTACATCGCGAAAGCGACCTCACTTGAAGAACTACAGCCTGCAAAGGAAGTCCTGCTTTGGGTGGAGCAACGACGCCTTGAGAGCGGCTGTCTCGCCGAACAGGTTCATCCCTTTACAAACGCGCCTCTCAGTGTCTCTCCGCTTACCTGGAGCCACGCTACCGTCGTAATGACCGTCAATGCGTATATAGAGAAGTATCGCCACCTGGAATCCTTCGAAGAGTCCGCAATCCCCACTCCGAATTCAGCACTTAATTAG
- a CDS encoding HD domain-containing protein, whose protein sequence is MNTSMEASVRGTSVVQDLVDAPVLRALAAHFAEAGYELYLVGGSVRDALLHRPTHDLDLATDAHPPEIKRLLALAGPDSRYDVGEKFGTIGATFGEWVVEITTYRSEQYAFASRKPAVTFGTNLEDDLSRRDFTINAIAQEPAAGGMLDPFHGLQDLQRGLIRAVGDPAERFQEDPLRMLRAVRFAAELDFRIDPATREALQQQAGALEHVSTERIAAEMTRMLTADQTVVGLEILCDSGLASYVIPELLPLRSTGQDGRHKDVFGHTLKVVENVPATPVLRWAALLHDIGKPKTKTVQDGKVHFFRHEMVGARMARRILRRLRFDRESSERIQRLVAEHLRPNLYTPEWTDGAVRRFLRETEGVTDDLFALSRADITSYRRSRVEAGVARVNHLEARCRELQAQEDVAQLKSPLDGNDLMTMFDRSPGPWIKPIKDHLLNHVIDGDLGQDDTETAARLAKEFAEKHPEVLAE, encoded by the coding sequence ATGAATACGAGTATGGAAGCGTCCGTGCGCGGTACAAGCGTAGTGCAAGATCTCGTAGATGCGCCGGTTCTGCGCGCCCTGGCGGCGCATTTTGCGGAAGCCGGGTACGAGCTCTACCTGGTCGGCGGCTCGGTGCGGGACGCGCTGCTGCACCGCCCGACCCACGACCTGGACCTGGCTACCGATGCCCATCCTCCCGAAATTAAGCGGCTGCTTGCGCTTGCGGGGCCGGACTCCCGTTACGACGTGGGGGAGAAGTTCGGCACCATCGGCGCGACCTTTGGCGAATGGGTGGTGGAGATTACAACCTACCGCAGCGAACAATATGCCTTCGCCAGCCGCAAGCCCGCCGTTACCTTCGGCACGAATTTGGAGGACGACCTGTCGCGGCGCGACTTCACCATCAACGCGATTGCCCAGGAACCGGCTGCCGGCGGCATGCTCGATCCCTTTCACGGGCTACAGGACTTGCAGCGGGGCCTTATCCGCGCCGTGGGAGATCCTGCGGAGCGATTTCAGGAAGACCCGTTGCGCATGTTGCGGGCGGTGCGGTTTGCGGCAGAACTCGATTTTCGCATCGATCCGGCTACCCGCGAGGCACTGCAACAGCAGGCTGGCGCGCTGGAGCACGTGAGCACGGAACGTATCGCCGCCGAGATGACCCGCATGCTCACGGCGGACCAAACAGTGGTTGGACTCGAAATCCTGTGCGACTCCGGCCTGGCGTCATACGTTATCCCTGAGCTGCTGCCGCTGCGCAGTACTGGCCAGGACGGGCGCCACAAGGACGTGTTCGGCCATACACTCAAAGTCGTGGAGAACGTGCCCGCCACGCCGGTGCTGCGCTGGGCGGCGCTGCTGCACGACATCGGTAAGCCGAAGACGAAGACGGTGCAGGACGGCAAGGTGCACTTCTTCCGGCACGAGATGGTGGGCGCGCGCATGGCGCGGCGCATTCTGCGGCGGTTGCGCTTCGACCGGGAAAGCAGCGAGCGCATTCAACGTCTGGTGGCCGAACACCTGCGTCCAAACCTCTACACGCCGGAGTGGACCGACGGTGCGGTGCGCCGCTTCCTGCGGGAAACGGAAGGCGTCACGGACGATCTCTTCGCCCTCTCCCGCGCCGACATTACCAGCTACCGCCGCTCCCGCGTGGAGGCGGGCGTGGCGCGCGTTAACCACCTGGAAGCCCGCTGCCGCGAGCTCCAGGCCCAGGAAGACGTGGCGCAACTCAAGAGCCCGCTGGACGGCAACGACCTCATGACCATGTTCGATCGCAGCCCGGGGCCTTGGATCAAGCCGATCAAAGATCATCTCCTCAACCACGTCATCGACGGCGACCTGGGTCAGGACGATACGGAAACTGCTGCCAGACTAGCGAAGGAGTTCGCGGAAAAGCACCCGGAAGTACTTGCGGAATGA
- a CDS encoding type II toxin-antitoxin system prevent-host-death family antitoxin, whose amino-acid sequence MVASLRTVKASEARQNLSGLINEVFDRKNRVIIERSGIPVAAVVSPADLAYLEKMEAEREERFRVLSEMREPFEGVPSEEIESEVERAIAEVRREKRAKASAGEST is encoded by the coding sequence ATGGTGGCAAGTCTCCGCACAGTCAAGGCGTCTGAAGCGCGACAAAATCTCAGTGGTCTGATCAATGAAGTCTTCGACCGGAAGAACCGGGTTATTATCGAACGAAGCGGCATCCCAGTGGCCGCTGTCGTTTCTCCAGCCGACCTTGCCTATCTTGAGAAGATGGAGGCAGAAAGAGAAGAACGATTCAGGGTGCTCTCCGAGATGCGAGAGCCTTTCGAAGGTGTGCCTAGCGAGGAGATCGAGAGTGAAGTTGAGCGCGCGATTGCGGAAGTGCGCCGAGAGAAACGGGCCAAGGCGAGTGCTGGCGAGAGCACGTGA
- a CDS encoding putative toxin-antitoxin system toxin component, PIN family, with amino-acid sequence MILATLDTNVLASGALDTRSAVAQVIEAWFRAEFVAVLSPYILGELDSALMKPYFARRLRAESIARYIALVRQFAREVPVTDSFPKVASHPEDDRVLATAVNGMVDYLVTGDKGLQVLGKCQEVTVLSPREFLRVLIGQSLR; translated from the coding sequence GTGATTCTTGCCACGTTGGATACGAATGTCCTAGCGTCTGGTGCGCTTGACACACGTAGTGCCGTGGCGCAGGTAATCGAAGCGTGGTTTCGCGCTGAGTTCGTCGCCGTTCTCTCTCCTTACATACTCGGCGAGCTAGACAGCGCGCTGATGAAACCCTACTTTGCGCGACGCTTGCGCGCAGAATCTATTGCGAGATACATTGCGCTTGTGCGCCAATTTGCCAGGGAAGTTCCCGTTACAGATTCCTTTCCCAAGGTCGCTTCCCACCCAGAAGATGACCGTGTGCTTGCAACGGCGGTGAATGGGATGGTTGACTACTTGGTTACCGGCGATAAGGGCCTGCAGGTGCTAGGCAAATGTCAGGAAGTTACCGTTCTCAGCCCGCGAGAATTCCTGCGTGTCCTCATTGGGCAATCGTTGCGTTGA
- a CDS encoding nucleotidyltransferase family protein codes for MATEYRNSTTIAVAGIREKVLPVLRRHGIKRAGIFGSVVRGEATPESDVDILVELDSQASLFDFIGIKLELEEVLERRVDLVQYAAIKPLLRDRILSEEVPLV; via the coding sequence ATGGCGACTGAGTATCGAAATAGTACGACAATCGCTGTAGCAGGTATTCGGGAGAAAGTTCTGCCCGTGCTGCGCCGGCACGGCATAAAGCGCGCGGGTATCTTCGGGTCTGTCGTGCGGGGTGAGGCTACGCCGGAAAGTGACGTCGATATCCTAGTAGAGCTTGACAGTCAGGCAAGCTTATTCGACTTTATCGGGATTAAGCTTGAACTTGAAGAGGTCTTAGAACGACGGGTTGATCTAGTGCAGTACGCTGCCATAAAGCCGCTCCTGCGCGACCGCATACTTAGCGAAGAGGTGCCTCTCGTATGA